From Strix uralensis isolate ZFMK-TIS-50842 chromosome 1, bStrUra1, whole genome shotgun sequence, a single genomic window includes:
- the LOC141953089 gene encoding uncharacterized protein LOC141953089: MAETGVVIPRDEEGIQNNSDDEDPFLNPDAVTASPSCSASPSLASLNEDKGSSAVPERLSVLSSKAVAQAKALTGPEMLSGGQAQRTASGLAEHHPTVVSASLGGSSYPVAVGNLQPVGIASLCSKSPCCDDDLSLEVLQVPRVPGRASEPRQAVTALPGTDAGGYHMQQAGRSAKGNMALCSVGRVIWMKTAKVMETLENKKKEEKEKYRLQLAMYRRLLLLRSIRSLHKQLEQQQARLEECYGTVINTKKAVLKHIGSTSPSPSL, translated from the coding sequence ATGGCTGAGACAGGAGTTGTAATACCAAGAGATGAAGAGGGGATCCAAAATAACAGTGATGATGAAGACCCATTTCTGAATCCTGATGCTGTAACGGCATCCCCCAGTTGCTCTGCCAGCCCTTCGTTAGCCAGCCTTAATGAAGACAAGGGAAGCTCAGCAGTGCCAGAAAGACTGTCTGTCCTCTCCAGCAAGGCCGTGGCCCAGGCAAAAGCCCTGACTGGCCCAGAGATGCTTAGTGGTGGCCAGGCACAGAGGACAGCCTCTGGGTTGGCTGAGCATCATCCAACAGTTGTAAGTGCATCGTTAGGTGGCTCATCATATCCTGTGGCAGTTGGTaacctgcagcctgtgggcaTTGCCTCCCTGTGCTCCAAAAGCCCCTGCTGTGATGACGACCTGAGTTTGGAGGTGCTGCAGGTCCCAAGGGTGCCTGGCAGGGCCAGCGAGCCCCGGCAGGCTGTCACTGCCCTGCCTGGAACTGATGCTGGAGGCTACCAcatgcagcaggcagggagaagtGCCAAGGGCAACATGGCCCTTTGCAGTGTGGGCCGGGTGATTTGGATGAAGACTGCGAAAGTAATGGAGactttagaaaataagaaaaaggaggaaaaggagaagtaCCGGCTCCAGCTAGCTATGTACCGACGGCTTCTGCTGTTGCGCTCAATCAGGAGCTTGCAtaagcagctggagcagcagcaggccaGATTGGAGGAATGCTACGGCACAGTAATAAATACCAAGAAAGCAGTGTTGAAACACATCGGCTCAACCTCGCCCTCACCTTCGCTGTAA